In the Ignavibacteriales bacterium genome, one interval contains:
- the xseA gene encoding exodeoxyribonuclease VII large subunit, which produces MAIEKNVITITELTRQIKFSLESSFPRVWVEGEISNFKQHTSGHLYFTLKDEGAQLSALMWRSRVANLTFQPEDGMKVIARGSITVYPPRGNYQLDVDQIQPIGLGELQVAFERLKQKLEREGLFDAEHKKPIPEFPECIGLVTSETGAALQDIRSVLSRRHPSVHVILAPVSVQGTGAAEEIADAIKDLNQYGGSDVLIVGRGGGSLEDLWAFNEEVVARAIYASKIPIISAVGHEIDFSIADFVADLRAPTPSAAAELAVRDRSELLEDIANMCYTMRGAFDNQVSGLRERIVGLVTSYSFNRPKDLVREFSQRVDELERSLGISFAHSAQTVRQKYNSLQRQLQALNPGGVLKRGYAIVRKEGRIVSSATMLGYDDEADIQFHDGSVGVKVEKGHS; this is translated from the coding sequence ATGGCGATCGAAAAAAATGTAATTACCATTACCGAATTAACGCGGCAAATTAAATTTTCGCTGGAATCGAGTTTCCCACGCGTGTGGGTTGAAGGTGAAATATCGAACTTCAAGCAGCATACATCCGGGCATCTGTATTTTACATTGAAAGATGAAGGCGCTCAGCTTTCCGCGCTGATGTGGAGGAGCCGTGTTGCGAATCTCACGTTTCAACCGGAAGATGGAATGAAGGTAATCGCCCGCGGTTCAATTACCGTGTATCCGCCGCGCGGCAATTATCAACTTGATGTAGATCAGATTCAACCGATCGGACTTGGAGAACTTCAGGTTGCGTTTGAGCGTCTAAAACAAAAGTTGGAAAGAGAAGGGCTGTTCGATGCTGAACATAAGAAACCAATTCCGGAATTTCCCGAATGCATAGGCCTTGTCACATCGGAGACAGGCGCAGCACTGCAGGATATTCGAAGCGTGCTTTCGCGCCGCCATCCATCTGTCCACGTAATTCTTGCACCGGTGAGCGTGCAGGGTACAGGTGCTGCGGAGGAAATTGCCGATGCGATCAAAGACCTGAATCAATACGGCGGTAGTGATGTGCTGATTGTTGGACGCGGCGGCGGTTCGCTGGAAGATTTGTGGGCGTTCAATGAAGAAGTTGTCGCTCGTGCGATCTACGCATCAAAAATTCCAATCATAAGTGCTGTCGGGCACGAAATTGATTTCAGCATAGCGGATTTTGTCGCTGATTTGCGTGCACCAACACCCTCGGCGGCGGCAGAATTAGCCGTTCGCGACCGTTCAGAACTTCTTGAAGATATTGCCAACATGTGCTATACTATGCGCGGCGCATTCGACAATCAAGTGTCCGGGCTTCGTGAGCGAATAGTGGGTTTGGTGACCAGTTATTCTTTTAATCGTCCCAAAGATTTGGTCCGGGAATTTTCCCAGCGTGTGGATGAACTTGAACGCAGTCTTGGAATTTCTTTTGCGCATAGTGCTCAGACAGTGCGTCAAAAATATAATTCGCTTCAACGGCAATTACAGGCGTTGAATCCGGGCGGTGTGCTCAAACGCGGGTATGCAATTGTGAGGAAGGAAGGACGGATTGTTTCGAGTGCAACGATGCTGGGGTACGATGACGAAGCTGATATTCAATTCCACGATGGTAGTGTTGGTGTGAAAGTAGAAAAAGGACATTCATGA
- the bshB1 gene encoding bacillithiol biosynthesis deacetylase BshB1 yields MNVDVLAIGAHPDDIELACGGTVAHLVQQGSKVALCDLTQGELGTRGTKEIRREEAQQAAIILGAVTRRNLQIPDGNVEVSRKNLLKIITLIRELRPALLIIPYGVERHPDHVHTSDLCREAWYYSGLEKMKTMLNGKVQERHRPHHYFEFMQWMEFEPTFIVDISSSFDLKMKSVRAHASQFFNPESKESETKLSRPDFLEVIETRCRYFGSKIGVKYGEPFISKWSLGIDNPFNFIVNRG; encoded by the coding sequence ATGAACGTTGACGTATTAGCAATTGGCGCACATCCCGACGATATTGAACTCGCTTGCGGCGGAACAGTCGCTCACTTAGTTCAGCAAGGTTCTAAAGTTGCTCTTTGCGATCTGACACAGGGCGAGCTTGGCACGCGCGGCACAAAAGAGATTAGAAGAGAAGAAGCTCAGCAGGCGGCAATAATTCTTGGCGCTGTAACGCGACGGAATCTGCAAATCCCCGATGGAAACGTTGAAGTAAGTAGAAAGAACCTTTTAAAGATTATCACACTCATTCGCGAGCTCCGCCCCGCTCTCCTTATTATTCCTTATGGTGTTGAGCGGCATCCAGATCATGTGCATACAAGCGACCTTTGCCGTGAAGCCTGGTACTACAGCGGTTTGGAAAAGATGAAAACAATGCTCAACGGCAAAGTACAGGAACGCCATCGACCGCATCACTACTTTGAGTTTATGCAATGGATGGAATTCGAGCCGACATTTATTGTGGACATTAGCAGTTCATTTGACTTGAAAATGAAGTCTGTGCGCGCACATGCCTCGCAATTCTTCAATCCGGAAAGCAAAGAAAGCGAGACGAAGTTGAGCAGACCTGATTTTTTAGAAGTGATCGAAACTCGATGCCGATATTTCGGCTCCAAGATCGGCGTTAAATATGGCGAGCCGTTTATATCAAAATGGTCGCTCGGGATTGATAATCCATTCAACTTTATTGTGAACAGGGGATAA
- a CDS encoding cytochrome c maturation protein CcmE codes for MNVKVVVGGLIIVFGIVLGVVNFFDSNVEYGDFALAKKTQKKIQVKGEWVKDRESSFDAQKIQYTFFLKDDSGEILKVVLDGAKPNNFDLATSVVIKGKYVDNYFHATEVLTKCPSKYEGKIGVMKKQS; via the coding sequence ATGAATGTAAAAGTGGTGGTCGGTGGTTTGATTATTGTGTTCGGCATTGTGCTGGGAGTAGTAAATTTCTTCGATTCAAATGTCGAGTACGGCGATTTCGCCCTGGCGAAAAAAACGCAGAAAAAAATTCAGGTGAAAGGCGAATGGGTCAAAGACCGCGAGAGCTCTTTCGATGCACAGAAAATTCAATATACTTTTTTCTTGAAGGACGACAGTGGCGAGATTCTTAAGGTCGTTTTAGACGGCGCCAAACCAAATAATTTCGATCTTGCAACCAGCGTCGTTATCAAAGGGAAGTATGTAGACAATTACTTCCATGCTACAGAAGTGCTGACCAAATGCCCGTCAAAGTACGAAGGTAAGATCGGTGTGATGAAAAAACAATCTTGA
- a CDS encoding CcmD family protein, which produces MYEFLNQNQMYIVLVITLLIWSGIIWYLVRIDKKIGQIEKRLKKDK; this is translated from the coding sequence ATGTACGAATTCTTAAATCAAAACCAAATGTACATCGTTCTTGTTATCACGCTGCTCATCTGGTCCGGCATCATCTGGTATCTGGTGCGTATTGATAAAAAGATTGGACAGATCGAAAAACGTTTAAAGAAGGATAAATGA
- the ccsA gene encoding cytochrome c biogenesis protein CcsA: MRFIKYSSIVFITFVIVAGIAIPMVPQPQSWLEFPIIPGLEDKARNIFFHVPVAWAAVLGFLFALYYGFRYLRTKDFDYDIKSVSAAGLGMVFCMLATVTGSLWAKFNWGSFWNWDPRETSIFILLLIYGAYFALRSALGSDEVRARLSAVYSILAGLTAPFFIFIMPRIVGGLHPGAKGDTAGSTPVAQLHMPPNMRFVFFIGIIGFSLLFVWLHNVRVRAARIEYQLSKKEN; this comes from the coding sequence ATGAGGTTTATTAAATACTCATCCATTGTATTCATCACATTCGTGATTGTTGCAGGTATTGCGATACCGATGGTACCGCAGCCGCAAAGCTGGCTGGAATTTCCAATCATTCCCGGGCTCGAAGATAAAGCGCGGAATATTTTCTTTCACGTGCCGGTTGCGTGGGCAGCGGTGCTTGGATTTTTATTCGCACTCTACTACGGATTTCGTTATCTTCGGACAAAGGATTTCGATTATGACATAAAGTCTGTCTCTGCAGCAGGACTTGGAATGGTGTTCTGCATGCTTGCGACAGTGACCGGCTCTCTTTGGGCTAAGTTCAACTGGGGTTCTTTCTGGAATTGGGACCCACGTGAGACTTCCATCTTTATTCTTCTTCTTATTTACGGAGCGTACTTCGCGCTTCGTTCAGCGCTCGGCTCGGACGAAGTTCGCGCGCGTTTATCGGCAGTCTATTCCATACTTGCAGGATTAACAGCTCCATTCTTTATTTTCATCATGCCGCGCATTGTTGGCGGATTACATCCCGGTGCAAAAGGTGATACAGCGGGTTCCACACCGGTGGCACAGCTTCACATGCCGCCCAATATGCGCTTTGTGTTCTTCATCGGAATAATCGGGTTCAGTTTATTATTTGTGTGGCTTCACAATGTGCGCGTCCGTGCTGCACGGATAGAATATCAACTTTCAAAAAAAGAGAATTGA
- a CDS encoding heme exporter protein CcmB yields MNFITSTLTIVSKDVRSELRTRYAMNALLMFVVTSVATILFALRDDEVSTEVLSGMFWVVIFFTAMSGLSRIFVSEEERGTTLTLQLVASPSVVYFGKLIFNSGLTLALSLAVTVLYVAAFPTFIIKSMAIFTLTIFLGSLGFAAAATIIAAIIAKANSKGTLYPVLSFPILIPLLMTVMKSTARALDGELFIAALGEFQILVSYLMIMIAGSYLLFDYVWKE; encoded by the coding sequence GTGAATTTCATTACAAGCACATTGACGATTGTCTCGAAAGATGTTCGTTCGGAACTGCGGACACGTTATGCAATGAACGCACTCTTGATGTTTGTTGTTACCTCGGTGGCAACAATTTTATTTGCTCTTCGAGACGATGAAGTAAGCACAGAAGTCCTCTCCGGAATGTTCTGGGTGGTTATTTTTTTTACGGCAATGTCTGGACTTTCTCGAATATTTGTCAGCGAAGAGGAACGCGGGACAACACTGACACTCCAGCTTGTTGCTTCACCTTCCGTAGTCTATTTCGGAAAGTTGATATTCAACAGCGGTTTGACGCTTGCACTTTCATTGGCGGTTACTGTTTTATACGTAGCAGCGTTTCCGACGTTTATTATCAAGTCGATGGCAATCTTTACGCTGACAATCTTTCTGGGAAGTCTTGGATTTGCCGCTGCCGCGACTATTATTGCGGCTATCATTGCCAAGGCGAATTCAAAAGGAACTTTGTACCCCGTGCTGTCGTTTCCAATTCTGATTCCATTGCTCATGACAGTGATGAAGTCAACTGCCCGTGCTCTCGACGGCGAACTGTTCATTGCGGCGCTGGGCGAATTCCAGATTCTTGTTTCCTATTTGATGATCATGATTGCCGGCTCGTATCTCTTGTTTGATTATGTATGGAAGGAATAA
- a CDS encoding ABC transporter ATP-binding protein: MEIGGDPMNSISITVTGLSKDFNRSSIFKDISFSLASPASLSITGKNGAGKSTLSKILAGLLSSTRGSITYSADEKQIGIEEFKHHIGFVSPYLNLYDEFTALENLQFLSRIRAAAQENDERIKELLVTVGLWNRRNDSVGTFSSGMKQRLKYAFALLHHPAVLILDEPTSNLDTEGIEVVKEIVRKQKETNILIIATNNKEEAHWCAQQIQVGTIQQ; this comes from the coding sequence GAATTCGATATCCATTACAGTGACTGGACTATCGAAAGACTTTAACCGGAGTTCCATCTTCAAAGATATTTCGTTCTCCCTGGCATCACCGGCATCGCTGTCTATTACGGGAAAAAATGGCGCGGGGAAATCAACGCTTTCAAAAATTCTTGCCGGTTTATTAAGTTCAACACGCGGATCTATCACGTATTCGGCAGATGAGAAGCAAATTGGAATTGAGGAATTCAAACATCACATCGGATTTGTTTCGCCGTACTTGAATTTATACGACGAGTTCACGGCATTAGAAAATCTTCAGTTCCTTTCCCGCATTCGAGCTGCAGCTCAAGAAAATGACGAAAGAATAAAAGAACTGCTTGTGACTGTGGGATTATGGAATCGCCGGAATGATAGTGTAGGTACATTTTCTTCGGGAATGAAACAGCGGCTGAAGTATGCATTTGCCCTCCTTCATCATCCGGCGGTCTTGATTCTCGATGAGCCGACAAGCAACCTCGACACAGAAGGCATCGAAGTTGTCAAGGAAATCGTACGGAAACAAAAGGAAACGAACATTCTGATTATCGCAACGAACAACAAAGAAGAAGCTCATTGGTGTGCACAACAAATTCAAGTTGGGACAATACAGCAGTAA